In a single window of the Coprothermobacter proteolyticus DSM 5265 genome:
- a CDS encoding putative ABC exporter domain-containing protein — protein sequence MKTSNILGGFRALYFLDSTKYKNYVIDAIHHPAKLAGLVVQYGLQFIWILPFLFKRSDPLESPWYLSLDVIGSVIMALLLLIFLGGLNKASVSYAPGTYTMADANLLFPSPINQRSVYAWSMIRQFWSSLYTTVLAIIYLPLFGRMLNLPMNHIRLVYSGLTIMVLSILVSSLNFFVFSIAHRFNIGRLIKRFIKVLIIAVLAYVAWGMLSGDNVWEGLLTTLNGPLLGSIPIIGWAKTLIMAPFMSRISPPLFSVLLASTLAVVALSIYYAVDFYEESVTVAEWAQAVSKGDMSSLQSSSEKPQKKSKEMDLDWNLKGPWAFTWKQAIGNKRSQKFIILGWDQLLLLILGAIVGYFSEGFSSITVFALIYVVMYAMLVQVLPVGVQYELHKQYIYLLPGRPWQKISAVNALLSLRAGMRAMALVLPIWILSGLTFSEALAVFLFIMSADVLVLFGMSVVNVIFPTFDSGNVLTVYLRFAVFALSMAPAILIALLIGIPTESFLWGYFGFAVGAVLTVFLQLLITDKIFWRMEMPS from the coding sequence ATGAAAACAAGTAATATTCTCGGCGGTTTCAGAGCTCTCTATTTTTTGGATTCCACGAAGTACAAAAACTATGTTATCGATGCTATTCACCATCCGGCAAAGCTCGCAGGTTTGGTTGTTCAATACGGCTTGCAGTTCATATGGATCTTGCCTTTTTTGTTTAAGAGAAGCGATCCTCTGGAATCGCCATGGTATTTAAGCCTAGACGTTATCGGTTCCGTAATTATGGCGCTCTTGCTGCTCATATTTTTGGGAGGGCTAAATAAAGCTTCTGTCAGCTATGCTCCTGGTACTTATACCATGGCTGATGCTAACTTGTTATTTCCTTCACCCATTAATCAGCGCAGTGTTTATGCATGGTCAATGATACGTCAGTTCTGGAGTTCTTTGTATACGACGGTTTTAGCCATCATTTATCTTCCTTTATTTGGACGGATGCTCAATTTGCCCATGAATCATATCAGGCTAGTTTATTCCGGTTTAACCATCATGGTCCTCTCAATACTTGTATCATCTTTAAACTTCTTCGTTTTCTCCATCGCACACAGGTTCAACATTGGCAGATTGATTAAGAGGTTTATCAAGGTACTTATCATAGCGGTCCTTGCTTATGTAGCTTGGGGCATGCTAAGCGGTGACAACGTTTGGGAAGGTTTGCTTACTACTTTGAATGGTCCTTTGCTTGGTTCTATTCCCATTATTGGATGGGCAAAAACACTCATAATGGCGCCATTCATGAGTAGAATTTCGCCGCCATTATTCTCAGTTCTCTTAGCTTCAACTTTGGCCGTAGTTGCCTTGTCCATTTATTATGCTGTTGACTTTTATGAAGAGTCTGTCACTGTTGCAGAGTGGGCACAGGCTGTTAGCAAAGGAGACATGTCAAGCCTCCAAAGCAGCAGCGAAAAGCCGCAGAAGAAATCTAAGGAAATGGATCTTGATTGGAACCTTAAGGGACCTTGGGCTTTTACATGGAAACAGGCTATTGGAAACAAGCGAAGTCAGAAGTTTATCATACTCGGCTGGGATCAGCTTCTACTGCTTATTCTTGGAGCGATTGTCGGATATTTCAGTGAGGGTTTTTCCTCGATCACTGTGTTCGCACTAATTTACGTTGTTATGTATGCTATGTTGGTTCAAGTTTTACCTGTAGGGGTTCAGTATGAGTTACATAAACAGTACATTTATTTACTACCAGGCAGACCGTGGCAGAAAATTTCAGCTGTAAATGCTCTGCTTTCTTTGAGAGCTGGCATGAGGGCAATGGCTTTGGTTTTGCCGATTTGGATCTTGTCAGGTCTAACCTTTTCGGAAGCGCTGGCAGTGTTTCTGTTCATAATGTCAGCAGACGTTTTAGTGTTATTTGGCATGAGTGTTGTGAATGTCATTTTTCCCACGTTCGATTCCGGGAATGTGCTTACGGTCTATTTACGCTTTGCTGTCTTTGCTCTGTCCATGGCTCCTGCTATTCTCATTGCCCTGCTTATCGGTATTCCGACTGAGAGCTTTCTCTGGGGTTACTTTGGTTTTGCCGTCGGTGCCGTCCTAACCGTTTTCTTACAGCTATTAATTACAGACAAAATCTTTTGGCGTATGGAGATGCCAAGCTAG
- a CDS encoding ABC transporter ATP-binding protein has product MTVLEVNGLKKYFGKTKAVDGLSFSLSEGEVVGLLGPNGAGKTTTLKCIVGLLRKAEGTITIDGMDHRSDVARAKLAYIPEVPDIYEGLTVWDHLKFIALAYNLHDWEKRANDLIHRFDLMEKRNELGMHLSKGMKQKTMICCALLHDPDVLLFDEPLIGLDPKAVHELKEVFMDLKALGKSLLISTHMLDTAQNLCDRVLVMKSGKLIAEGTIDDLRKRVQAAQESTLEELFLEITSDENK; this is encoded by the coding sequence TTGACGGTTCTTGAGGTTAATGGGCTGAAAAAGTATTTTGGAAAGACAAAAGCGGTAGACGGCTTGTCCTTTTCCCTAAGTGAGGGCGAAGTGGTGGGTCTTCTTGGCCCAAATGGCGCAGGCAAGACAACCACACTCAAATGCATAGTCGGGCTGCTTAGAAAGGCGGAAGGCACGATAACCATCGATGGTATGGACCACCGTTCCGATGTGGCACGTGCAAAGCTTGCTTACATACCTGAGGTTCCAGATATCTACGAAGGTTTGACCGTATGGGACCACTTAAAGTTTATCGCTTTAGCATATAACCTTCATGATTGGGAAAAGAGAGCTAATGATTTAATACATCGATTTGATTTAATGGAGAAGCGTAATGAGTTGGGTATGCACCTTTCCAAAGGAATGAAGCAAAAAACCATGATTTGCTGCGCGTTACTACATGATCCCGATGTTCTACTTTTCGACGAGCCATTGATTGGACTTGATCCAAAGGCAGTGCACGAGTTAAAAGAGGTATTTATGGATCTAAAAGCCCTTGGGAAATCACTTCTGATAAGCACGCATATGCTGGATACAGCCCAAAATCTATGTGACAGGGTGCTTGTAATGAAAAGCGGTAAACTGATTGCCGAGGGCACGATTGATGACTTGAGAAAGCGGGTGCAGGCGGCTCAAGAAAGCACTTTGGAAGAGCTTTTCCTGGAGATTACATCCGATGAAAACAAGTAA
- a CDS encoding SDR family NAD(P)-dependent oxidoreductase, with the protein MDGKLYGKVVVITGAGSGMGRAASIIFAQEGAKVVAVDYVGETAEETVRMVNEKGGEAIAVKADVSHWDDVNKAVEAAVEHYGKLDIMVNNAGVFDGFKPCLESDEALWERIININLKGVFYGCKRAIQQFLSQGNGGVIVNTASVAGLGAMAGGTAYTASKHGVVGLTKQIACEYASQGIRVNAVCPGGIVTGMTRDLMSDPQTDQLIKQTTPLGRWGEPEEIAEAILFLASDASSYITGEALRVDGGWRAK; encoded by the coding sequence ATGGATGGGAAGTTATACGGCAAAGTAGTAGTCATAACCGGAGCAGGTTCTGGTATGGGAAGAGCTGCTTCCATTATTTTTGCTCAAGAGGGTGCGAAAGTTGTAGCAGTGGACTATGTAGGAGAAACGGCAGAAGAAACAGTGCGGATGGTCAATGAAAAGGGTGGGGAGGCTATAGCAGTTAAAGCGGACGTGTCGCACTGGGACGATGTTAACAAGGCTGTAGAGGCAGCTGTGGAGCATTATGGAAAACTTGATATCATGGTTAACAACGCAGGTGTATTCGACGGCTTCAAGCCTTGCTTGGAGTCAGATGAAGCGCTGTGGGAGCGCATCATCAACATCAACCTTAAAGGTGTGTTCTACGGGTGCAAGCGCGCTATCCAGCAGTTCCTTTCTCAAGGCAATGGTGGGGTTATTGTAAATACTGCGTCCGTCGCAGGCTTAGGAGCCATGGCTGGTGGCACGGCATACACCGCATCTAAGCATGGTGTTGTTGGTTTAACTAAGCAAATTGCATGCGAGTATGCCAGCCAAGGTATCCGTGTAAATGCTGTTTGTCCAGGGGGCATAGTTACAGGGATGACCAGAGATCTTATGTCTGATCCGCAAACGGATCAGTTGATAAAACAAACCACGCCGCTTGGACGATGGGGTGAACCAGAAGAAATCGCAGAAGCTATCTTGTTCTTAGCCAGCGATGCGTCCAGCTACATAACTGGTGAAGCTCTGCGTGTGGATGGAGGTTGGCGGGCGAAGTAG
- a CDS encoding S8 family peptidase, which translates to MKKILLTLVIAVLLLSGFAGVKSAELLFVSNSTTTNQEDPENEIIVGYKENTDVAVLSKQVEKTTGAKLSRKGLKNFAVFKLPQGKAADVVMNQLKNDPNVEYVEPNYIAHAFDVPNDTFFNPYQWNFYDYGMTSNGYVSNYGIQAVSAWNITKGAGVKVAIIDTGVAYENYGAYTKAPDLANTLFDTANAYDFVNNDTHANDDNSHGTHVAGTIAQSTNNGMGAAGIAYQATILPIKVLDSEGSGTYDAIANGIIWAADKGARVINMSLGGSSGSTTLQNAIQYAYNKGVVIVCASGNDRRSTVSYPAAYTQCIAVGSTRFDGTRARYSNYGSALDIVAPGGDTSVDQNHDGYGDGILQQTFAEGSPTDFAYYFFQGTSMASPHVAGVAALVLSAHPTYTNEQVRTALQSTAKDLGTAGWDKYYGYGLVNAYAAVNWTP; encoded by the coding sequence ATGAAAAAGATACTATTAACACTGGTTATCGCAGTACTTTTGTTGTCAGGTTTTGCAGGGGTAAAAAGTGCAGAACTACTGTTTGTGAGCAATTCCACAACCACTAATCAAGAGGATCCAGAGAATGAAATCATCGTCGGTTATAAAGAGAATACTGACGTTGCAGTTCTCTCTAAGCAAGTGGAAAAGACTACTGGCGCAAAACTTTCTAGAAAAGGCTTAAAGAACTTTGCAGTATTCAAACTACCTCAAGGCAAGGCCGCCGATGTGGTGATGAATCAATTGAAGAATGATCCGAATGTGGAGTACGTTGAGCCAAATTACATTGCTCACGCTTTTGACGTTCCGAATGACACTTTCTTCAACCCATACCAATGGAACTTCTACGATTATGGCATGACAAGCAACGGCTATGTCTCTAACTACGGCATTCAGGCTGTTTCTGCATGGAATATTACAAAAGGTGCAGGCGTTAAAGTAGCAATAATCGATACAGGTGTAGCCTACGAGAACTACGGTGCATATACCAAGGCTCCAGATTTAGCAAATACACTGTTTGATACTGCAAATGCGTATGACTTTGTTAACAACGACACTCACGCTAATGATGACAACAGTCATGGAACTCACGTAGCTGGAACAATTGCTCAATCGACAAATAATGGCATGGGAGCCGCTGGTATTGCTTATCAAGCAACCATATTGCCTATAAAAGTACTCGATAGCGAGGGCTCCGGAACATACGACGCCATTGCCAACGGCATTATATGGGCTGCTGACAAAGGAGCCAGGGTCATCAACATGAGTTTGGGAGGAAGTTCGGGGTCTACAACACTTCAGAACGCTATACAATACGCATACAACAAAGGCGTCGTGATTGTGTGTGCTTCTGGAAATGATAGAAGATCTACAGTAAGTTACCCTGCGGCCTATACTCAGTGCATCGCTGTTGGATCAACTCGCTTTGACGGAACGAGAGCTCGTTATTCTAACTATGGTAGCGCGCTCGATATTGTTGCTCCTGGTGGAGATACATCCGTTGACCAAAATCATGATGGCTATGGCGATGGCATCTTACAGCAGACTTTTGCCGAAGGATCACCCACAGACTTCGCTTATTACTTCTTCCAGGGAACTTCAATGGCGTCTCCGCACGTGGCTGGAGTAGCTGCTCTTGTTTTATCGGCACATCCGACGTACACAAACGAACAAGTGAGAACTGCACTTCAGTCCACAGCAAAAGATCTTGGCACAGCAGGATGGGATAAATACTATGGTTATGGCCTAGTAAATGCGTATGCTGCAGTAAACTGGACACCATAA